The region ctgttcctcgtgtggctgaatcaccttctcctcttgttttaacaatctggctaattcccctggcagttcacaatcttcttcgtcttcttcttcagcaagatagattggattgtcgaagtcatacaagggtgtaacaggattgttatcaatgagatccggagaggaatcgcatctgcatgaatgttgattcatgcactgctttagaaccggtgtgagaaatcgaaaaagaaaaatgaaaacattgccatttttatttgtttttaatttttaaactgcaaaaataaatgaaaaacagggaacaccgcttttgactaaaaaacatccttttattaatgatgcaaaatcttacaaatttatgaacatgaggaggcccttacaatggaccattacgtgtcgggcaacacgtgtggtttgcatgcaaataagaaagaaaacaagaaaaatattactcttcgaggagagtgacccggatgatttcttcggccttccagttgtggatttccatccctggtgcgcacggtGTTATCCATCGGTCCATATCACAGTCGCTGtcagtatcttcacccatcatgcagatgtggtctggatctagcattccagcactggtgaaaGTCACAGGCACACGACCCCCTCTGCTCGGCCCAGAGCCTCGGCTCGGCTTATATCCGACCCCGAATCGGTCCTTCTTCTCAGGGACCTCCATTATCCTGCCCCAGCCTGGAGCTTCTCCGCTTTTAActacctcagcagcctgcttgtacgaagcgatggatggtttctcctcttcttgcttagcaaacagagcattctccaccttgacggtttcaaatgcctgactaggcgtttcccatatctctccatccatctccacatacttaaacgaagacaggtggctgacaaagatgtcctcctctccgcaaacAGTAACGACTTGGCCTCCccagacatacttcagcttctggtgcaaagtcgacgtaactgcccccgcagcatgaatccatgggcgacccaacaagcaactgtaagctggttggatgtccataacatagaaggttgacttaaacacctccgggccaatcttcactggcaattccacctccccaaacacggcccgttttgacccatcaaacgcccgcacaattaaatcagtcggggtcaaaatcagcccatcacagtttaactttgccaaggccttcttaggcaacacattcaacgaggaaccggtatcaaccagcacatgcgaaagcacggctcctttgcattccatcgcAATGTGCAAAGCCCGGTtgtgatttctcccatccacggtcaaatccatatcagtaaagcccaacccatggctggcatgcacgttggatacgaccgtctccaattggttaattgtaatctcttgaggaacataggctttcttcaatattttcaacaaagcctccctatgccctTCTGAGCTCAGTAACAATGAAAGAatggagattttggacggagtctgctgcaaatgatcCACCAACTTATACTCCGACTTCTTGATTATTCTCAGAAACTCTTCAGCTTCATCATTAAATTtgttatccgaccccgcaggcgccggtgtcatcacaggagtacTACCGTTATCTGCCACAGCTTTAccctttgccctggctaaagcctcggccttttcttttttctctttttcttcctcTCCCCTCCTCAATGCATCTGGAGCAAACAATCTTCCACTGCGcgtgaaaccgctgggaccggcattatccacccTTAGCACGGTGGTCTCACTAGCAGTCTGTTCTTCAACCTTCTCACCGTTACAGTAGACCTCTCCCCCATAATtccatggcacggcatcatctttgtcatatggaattggcccaggtaccgtgatggtaactggagcctcctccaccaggttagacaaatccaccggatcatagtatatagttatggtggagacctcttccttctttccttcaGTCCTCTCGACCACAATCTCACCAccgtccatcagaccctggacatgcttcctcagaagctcacaaccgttcgtagaaatagtgcactcagcacactcaaACCCACAGCCCGGGTAAACCCCATTCATCAGCAGTTGTCTTTTCAACTCAACCAAAGGCGTCTTCAACTGATCGACCTCAGACAGCCCCACTCTATCTTCCACAGAAATAGCGTTTActcccctctgaccatgcgcaggcatgggatttgcatttACGTTGGGAGAAGGcgcaaagttgattgctttggaATCCACTAGGTCctggactacgtgcttaaaagctttgcagtcctcaacattatgcccgggcgcacccgagtggaattcgcacttagCATTTTCATTGTAACTGGgcggcctctgatcaggtctcaaaggcgCCAGCGTCCTCAGTTGCACCAGCCCGAGATCCAGAAGCTTCTTCAACAGAAACGAATAAGTCACCGGAGGCCTGTCGAATTGTCTATCATTTGCTCTGCCCCTGACCTGGTATCCAGCCCTCTGGGGCCTCTGTTGGAACGGTTGTCtttgttgctgctgttgttgttgcggttgtgctgactgagactcagcaggaattgttactgcagcattgtgctggaagtaacggtccctactgggtccgcGCTGTGTATAAACTGCactggtgtctccttccttctttctctgACCGTTATTACCGAACGGTTTCTTCGTTCCTGAAGAAGACGCAGATGCACCACCCTGGATTTtacccagcttcaaccaactttcgattctttctcctgccaccacaatgtcagagaaattggtgacagggcaacccaccattctttctgcaaacggcccctgcagggtccccatgaacaaatcggacatctctctgtccaccagaggaggttgcacccttgcagccagttctctccacctctgcgcatactccttgaatccttcgttatgcttttgagacataccctgcagctgggtacgactcggagccatatcagcattaaattggtattgcttaaagaaagcatctcccaaatcttgccagcttttgatatcggacgatctcaacttggtgtaccattccaaggagcctccagacaggctatcctggaaaaagtacatccacagtttttgatccgcggtgtatgccgagattttgcggacaaatgcctggagatgagtttccgggcaagaactgccattgtatttgtcgaacgcaggcgccttgaacttctgaggaatgacaatcccctccaccagccccatgttggacatatttaccaccccaggcgtggcatagctctccagcactttgattttctcagccagcagctggatttccttattctgaggaggaatgtcgtaaggcacaaaaggctcatttcgcatagagaactggtcagcctctctatcttcctcctgatcttcgtcaaacccataaaacggaggcacaaagttgtctttcatattctgactaggcccaggttgaccagcagcaccagcattattcaccagaccaactgttgtcctctttccaccatcacgagatccctgcccctggttggagactccatccaggttgaccccactgttctgagcagaaacccgctcgagtttctcaactttatctgcgagagccttctgaccaatggcaaaaccttgcattatattgatcagttcggtcattttctccttcaattccagcatatcagcactgggaaactccatgagtctgggagtgtttcttcttgtgtaatatcggtgagggcgagttgagtgcaggggtactactcttcgagcgcgagcaatggttcctgtttacaaacaagcacgttagtaatagtcacctgcaaaataaaacacaagttatcatgattaatgcatgtatgcagtgcctatccatatgaaggacactttgtctctcgaccctggcatcatcgagacaaataataagCCGGCATTAACATTCTGATTAGCAGTGTTTGATTTTGTtgtgcagatcggagatatgtgatttagcaagaatacccccaaccatgtgtgtgcttgtgtaagtgcatacggtaaagcaaataaagcttgaaaaccaatcactgaatgaaaaatcacCATCACATAGCAAAAGTGCACAATCAGTGCAGTAGTCATACATCAACCAGATAAGGTCAGATACAATCCTCAagaataggaaagaaatacagacaagtgaattccgtcaacaagcctgacggtaattcaCAACGAAAGAAAGATctaactggatgagggtcccgcagatggccctatctcgccctccatcctcgcgaactctgcggcgaacctgagctctatgttctcctgctgtagtcttccaacttccttctgatgaatcttcatctgtctgaagtagtggtctctctctgccatgtaatgatctctctcggtcctgatctttgctttctccgcctcccactctgcagcgaggactctggctctctcatccctctgatccctgactaggatttgcctcctcttctcatcttcaatcacctttgatgctctgaacagcttctcctttgtgatgtcatgctcccggttggacgatgctaaagcttggctgatcttcccataataggctgtatccatctcaaatCGCTTGGTCTCCAAAGCATGCcgcttatcctgatcttccatcttcGCTTTGAGCTCCTGATTAGCtctctgaacccgagcaacactcatctccaattccgtctTCTCTGCAAGTAGCTGGTCTCGTTCCCGCTTCATCTCTAAGAACTCATCCATACTAACAGTAGAAGGAGTCTCCTCAACCAACGGATACCACGGATCGACcataggaaatggtagacaagtaagctccactctctttctgagccaatcatcgaacggaggaaaagatctgttgTTAGCTCTACCCCAGGAAgccttgcccttcctctgaatgcTGCGCCATGCATCGGATACCTGCTTTACCCTATCCTggttaccctcaaccgggaagtacacagattcctgaatctcactcttgtacggtggaagctccatagcgaatcccatttgcctcttaagaagtgtcgggttgtaattgatgcaaccctgaacccCTATAAGCGGCACATTAGGAAAACCCCTGCAACTGCAGATAAAGTCCTGTCCAACtccactactgtgagtccaatcTATGTCCTTAGCCCTCAAGCCCATCAGTTTGGTCGCCCAAGTAACATTCTGGCccagaagaacaaaagcacccttggatggtaagtaacccataaaccacttgaCCAATAACTGCGCGCAGCATCGAATCAaacccccacgcctcttctcattccggttatgaaccgaataatagacatctccaatcaatGTAGGGATAGGATTCCTTCGAATAAACAGGCGGATGGCATTgatatccacaaagttcttctggttgGGAAACAaaatgatcccataaatgctcgcCGCAACCAGAGCACAGACAGCTTCCCAATTCCCCAATTCTGACTGCTCTTTAGccttagcctctaggaaactcagatgaaaaccaggcagCTTACCCTTCTCCTTCAGATTACTCTTCACTTCCTCTGGACTCAGATAGAAAGCACGGgaaatcccaccaatatcaggttcttccttagtaacCCGGAAAGGAACTTGATCCCTGATCTGGATATTCAAAATATCAGCATAATCTTCCAACATCGGCCCTAGCACGTAATCtgggaagacgaaacatctcaGCTCGGGATCGTAAAACTGAAGtagagtatggatggcgctcctgtctctgtccatgagcctgaaaaccatcttcagaatacccccatacaccgcacgaaacaaccccacatggtcaggagtgATCAACgctatcatatccttcaacaCACTGATATCCGGGTCAAAGAAATTGTAAGCAACATCATCCTTCAAGCCGGGTCTTCTCATCTCTGAATAGAAAGTCTCTCAGCCAAGATCTCGATCCaaagggtccctgcatatgggtaaacatgtgttagaggtaattaatgcaagatgcaatgatgctgatgaatgaatgcaatgcgttgccatcctccaagccatctggtcatctgcactgaatctgggctctgaactgatcataaccatctgaggaatacacaatcacaattctgacccacgggttccgaaataaacggaagacagatacatcatcatcaccactgGTCTCTGATCAGACACAccatcaccatctgaatcggcccagggaatccgaaataaacgggtccccactgataaatatctcggcccggggaatccgaaataaacggatccccactgataaatcacggacagcactccggcgtcacggcaacaaataaccataaatccgactcataaatatgtctctgaatcacagctcaaaaagtcaccatctgattATGCATCTGAACAAATCAACCTCCCCTCACAGGTtaattctaaacaggtcatcctaaggcggataatagtctcaacgatcgggcggagatactcaatgggtttgcccttgcgggtgtgccattgtagctcccttaagatcgtctaaaccaaagatccgggaaatgatcggtcatcagagtcaacagcccaaaagagataacccaaccaaagtggagaaccccactggaagagcacttctcagatgaacctcgtccgacttgtggtatgtcacgtcgcaacaatatgcccaaccgacacatgagcgacatgagaccacgctaatcctaggtgtacactcgggcctgggttttagccccactcagaacacccaccccacacaacaaaaccacctgcagaggacagcaacaacatgatagtatgatgcatgcaaacatttaatgCAAGTATATAAACAATGGTTAgtataataaatgcaataaataaacaataCAAGCAACCAAACCTATACTaaagcgctaggagagactcgcttagggaccatggaccagcataggtcaacatgctcaaatccccagcagagtcgccagctgtcgcatcctgcgaaaaatcaaccggcgagcctaaaaataaaacacacacagagccgccactaaacgttatttatcccaagatagggaaaggaaacgctcagagaaacctggaaagacatggtctcgcgaccagagagaaaaggttcgggagtcggttacgcgaggggaaggtattagcacccctcacgtccgtcgtactcgacgggatccacgctctagaaagataaggttgctataaacatacatcacacacacacgctACCGGATcacacaggtggggttaagaagaaggGGCTCGgtaaggtatcgcaccttatgcctacatatcttgtctggaacaagaatcagagccactgtagttcggcttacgcccgccgaacaacacaaaacaacaaaaacaaacaagggtggcaaacatggagcccgacaaccactggatggaattacgtcggcatccgaaccaaaacacactcaaaagggcaaacatggagctcgacagccaatcctgggcttacgtcggcatccgaacccaaacatacataatcagataacaagtaaacacacgcaaaaaagaaaaaggttgcccggagtggtctcgcacgaccacctgcctacatacctcgtctggcacgaggatcagggcgatgtagttcccctgaaagggactaaattgctaaccagaaaccggggaagatacacaactagggagctgagactcgagcctaatgttgtcatgcatcgttaaccctaagttcggttttctatcctacttgtataagcaaactaacctaaccaggaaagaagctagcacacaagcatacaatcatatatcaacattaaatgagaacaggcatctcaaacaaacatgtcaatcaaataatcacaaaaacacccactataaccaaacaagaggctcaatcaacggggtttgaccgccgaagcgagtcgtctgtacaggctggttttgctcttaaccttgccattacgaggctaaggtgaagcagatgaagaggtgaagtgaggatcagacctcacagctcatatccctaaccagggggagctgacaaatgagcatgggtccagaatgggggaacccttctatactcgatgactctgactcaatgtgcactgcacaggatcttgggcttttgatctcaatgctacaaccatgtaatgggagcaaggagaagactcactgaatagtgggggacaggttgcttgtccctaccttccaccaattgccttacttgaaggacttttcctgcttgggcttaaaaataaacaaacacaatcattgcctcttaaggaggacttcagacatttatttgcccggcccggtagcagccgggtctccagactacatgaagtcaagaagacctacctcaatgcaagttgcttaagcaacgcaaagcaaaagttcgcaaggaattgagcaactaaaggtacctgtacaaaagtcaaacagaatcagcatctactttcacaaacagacaacaatataatgatcaattAACCAAGTACAATTATACACATAATGAGgtgcatagcacaaggctcacatgaaccaacatcctacaaaacaaatacattagtcaTATGTGTCAAGTAACACAATCCATAATGTGGAGCAAATCTCCTTAATCATTATCTTTAACCTGAAAAGGTACAATCACACTCAAAGGTAAGTACtatgaccactaggactagcctagggtcaaaaagatggaaaaatcctaaaacagcagCCAATTCATGATGAAAACCAAGTAATATcaaatacaaagggatcccaattggtcccatattcaAACTATGTTCCTATTTTAAATTATGCAACCTAGAAGGCAAATGAAGCAATGTTGAGTCTCATACAAACAACCAGCAAGATCATATCCAACCACATGTCAAAAAGgatccaaaaaatccacaaaaattctatCCTAACCAGAAGGCATTCAACAAGCCACATATTAAATTTCAAATCATTTGGACTAGTAGATCAATGggaattaattaaacatggtACAGCATGCAAAAACTACATCAAATGAAGTCCAAATtatgcaccaacttcaattagATGGTAAACAGCAATGGTGCATCATAAATcagtaggaccaaagccaaaagcTACATTAATGTGTCAGGAATTATGCTATCAAttttcatgtccattggattaattATGAGGATATGGTAACATAAATGCTAAAGGTTATACCTATGGAACTCTAATATGCTAGGCAGCAAGaaaaaatatgaatcaaatcgaaaatggattgtaaaaatccacaaaaattatcAGTGATAGCTAACATGTTAAACAAGCTTCACGCAAAAAATTAGGGCCATTGGCCAATGGGAAGCATGGTAATCAATTTGGTGAATTCAGCATACCAAACTATGTCACATATATACATGTccaacttcaataattcatatataATAGACCATAGGCTAAAAAATTCccaaacctatgtcaaaaaatccagaaGGATGTCTAGAAGCCATGTTTCaattttcaattaatttggatGGAGTATGTGGATTGTAGAATTAAAATGGTAATGTGTATGAAAATATGTACATGAAAAGGACCTCTATGTCAATTCTAAAAATTCCCAAGCACctatatattttttattttttataaatagTAGAGAAAGAaacaaaactaacaaaaaaatGTTATATTCTTTTGATTATTTTTGAGCCATTTATGAATTTTTAAgattttaaataattatttaatgatTATTTCGAATTAATATGATTTATTTGGATTTTATTGAATTAATTAACGAAGCAGTGAGTTAGGGCCAAAACGGCGCCGTTGCAGTAAGTTAGAATGGATGGCTGAGATCACGCCTGGGCGCAAAAACACAAGATCGAAAGGCAACTGGAAACGAAGCGGATCAAAGCGAAGCATTTTCCAGAAATTGATGAAGTTCATCACTGTTCTTGAAGTTCTTCATCGCGAACGCAGGTTTTGCGCGAATCTTGATGGAAATCGATGAGAAGCACATCGTTGGAACCGGCTTTGAACCGCGATCACGAATATGGGATCGAATATGTTCAGAAATTCAAGAGGAGGACGAATCGATGGAAAAAGCGATCGCGACGAAAACCTAAATTTCACAATAATTCATACAATTTCCAGCAATTCTACAATCCAATACTTGATATACAATCTATACACATCAATCTACGATATACCTAGCTCAATTTAATCTATCTGTGAAGTTTGATTCCCAACCTTTTCTTGATGACAGTTGCGATGCCGTTGCGATTTCCAGCTCCGGTGATGCGAAACAGATGAAGGAGTCGGTGTTGGAAGGTGCGTAGAATGATTCTAGGAGCTCGAAGATGCTTAGATGATCAAGAATCAACAACTGTCATGGACGTTCAAGGCTTCGTAACAGTTGGAATCGGTTGCGGTTTTGCTCCAGCTTTCATCAACAGAGGCTCAACAGTACCTGCAATTTTTCAATCCACAGAGAAATTTCCAAAGAACTTGATAGGATTTGTCAAAATGAGCAAAAGGATTTGTGGAAAATTTTGAGAAAAAGAGAGAATGTGAGAGTGTGATTTTTTCAGTTATGATTTTCTGTTTGAGTTGAAAAATGATTGTGAGAACCAAGTTGAGAATTGTGAGAGAGTGATTATGCCGAGAGAGATGGTGAGAGTGAGTGTGGAGAAATTGTGCAGAAAAATGATTTTCTGTTAGAGTTGAAAATTGTGAGATTGTGATTAGATTAGGGTGATTGGCCGAAAAAGCCCTTCCAAATGTGATTATGCAGTTGTAGTTAGAGTCTATTTCTGTTGGGAATTAATTATATATCATCTCTTAATCCCAGTCTAAACATAATTAAGCaaatgaattaaatggaaaaAATGGTTTATGGTGAAGTTTGGATTCGAGCTCTTCAATGCCTTGAAGCATGACAGCATAAAATGGATATTGAAAACCAGCTCAAAATAGCATTTGGAAGCTGTTGGTATAAGCCTTGTTCCCAAATTCTCAATATTTCCaaaaatgaccattttgcccttcCTTCCAAATagttcacttcaaaaatggcattttgcattgagccctttccaaaaaatccaaatatgcaactttgaagtacacattaaatggagtttgtgcatataaagaacttgcattttggataaaccatgtggtagttatgcccTCCCGATTACGGGtatttctgaaattcactgagccatatcttgcaaaccgtacattggattttcaagttcttggactttttggaaaggtgagaacaagatctacatctgtcatgttgaacaatttttcatttgaagcttccttggacttctgttttgaggtcaaaaactttccacttttggaaacttcagttacaagtcacttgctatttttggcagtgTTTGTCCTGACCTGATTTTCTTCAattttaagctttgagatgtcatttaacacttgttccaacatgaatgcagtgtgtctaactcatttccacctccaaattcaccagatcatgtacagttgaccacagttgacttttcaactgacagatgaatcaggcaatgcacagatcaatttgaaccccaatctccaactgaaatggctcaagggtgaaaccctagcctcaataatcaccatataatcacaaaatgatcctcatcttcttcagaaacctcatctcctgatccagccctgattggcccaatgcaactgattagggttgaccagtggtcaaaaccctaatctcaaggaatcttcttcaatcttctgatgacatccaaccatgatgatgatgtatcaattcaatcaatatgaagaccgatacccttgagaatcatgaaaccctaattcacggcccaatcctcagatggccatgatcagtcagtaacctaggcttgcacttttgacttcctcatcttctgatcaagacttgggagaatggcttgcataatgtaaccacatgatatgcaacatgaactgcctaatgtcctaaaatgcaatgcaaatatgttaatgctagtcccaagagaggagggcaaattttgaggtgttacactagccattagaaagtagtgagataactgacttcggttccgactggggttggttgagactcgatactacactctttgagattggactttagggaagcttcggtcaaccacttggtgttgcactgaagtggacttaaaggaaggtcaatgatttgagatccttctagaacccggttactattctaggacaggttgaaccaaccaaacttcagtggggagggtacttacctatggaactcatgcaagccttaaaacttaggaatgattgttgtgtgacttgtttgtgcttgttatttatttaacatcataacatcataacatcataacatcataacatggtactaaccatttcaaggacttggggatttaactttgctctgttttgtaaggtTATGGCctccaggaagaccatccggatcaattttgtagcaatctttcctcaactaaaggatttagtgtcagaacttcccgatcatgctcagttcattAAGAAGCATGGTTccctcctcaatttggttactactggtttcaaagaagatatgatgagagttctattccagttcttcgatcctaaacatcattgcttcaccttcccagattatcagttggtacccacattagaagaattttccagactgcttgggatacccatccttgatcaaacacctttcagtggtttagaaaagattccgaagtctgaagaagttgccgcaggtttacacatgacaaagtccgacattgaaaccaattgggtaacaagaagtggagttaagggtttacttgccaaatttctgataaataaggcccgagaattcttaaaggttatggatgtccatgctttcgaagatgtcctagcattactaatctatggtttggtgttatttcctaatccagaccaattcatagacatgaatgctattaaggtatttctcactcataaccctaTGCCCACCTTtcttggagacattttgcattcccttcacactcgtactatgaaaaggc is a window of Lathyrus oleraceus cultivar Zhongwan6 chromosome 6, CAAS_Psat_ZW6_1.0, whole genome shotgun sequence DNA encoding:
- the LOC127097428 gene encoding uncharacterized protein LOC127097428, with product MRRPGLKDDVAYNFFDPDISVLKDMIALITPDHVGLFRAVYGGILKMVFRLMDRDRSAIHTLLQFYDPELRCFVFPDYVLGPMLEDYADILNIQIRDQVPFRVTKEEPDIGGISRAFYLSPEEVKSNLKEKGKLPGFHLSFLEAKAKEQSELGNWEAVCALVAASIYGIILFPNQKNFVDINAIRLFIRRNPIPTLIGDVYYSVHNRNEKRRGGLIRCCAQLLVKWFMGYLPSKGAFVLLGQNVTWATKLMGLRAKDIDWTHSSGVGQDFICSCRGFPNVPLIGVQGCINYNPTLLKRQMGFAMELPPYKSEIQESVYFPVEGNQDRVKQVSDAWRSIQRKGKASWGRANNRSFPPFDDWLRKRVELTCLPFPMVDPWYPLVEETPSTVSMDEFLEMKRERDQLLAEKTELEMSVARVQRANQELKAKMEDQDKRHALETKRFEMDTAYYGKISQALASSNREHDITKEKLFRASKVIEDEKRRQILVRDQRDERARVLAAEWEAEKAKIRTERDHYMAERDHYFRQMKIHQKEVGRLQQENIELRFAAEFARMEGEIGPSAGPSSS